In a single window of the Lebetimonas sp. JH292 genome:
- the aroB gene encoding 3-dehydroquinate synthase — MKVNIKTPNKTYDITIKKLPQLTLNAKTAVITNPTVAGYHLNYLLNHLKTDELKIITLPDGEEYKNFGSIEYALERLFDAKYDRNSVIIAFGGGVIGDMSGFAASIFLRGIKFIQIPTTLLAMVDSSVGGKTGINTKFGKNLIGSFYQPEAVYIDTHFLSTLPKREFAAGMAEVIKMAVMFDKEFFKNLENDKLSIEKIIKRSVEIKADVVNEDEKEKGIRSVLNYGHTFGHVIENLTNYKTYLHGEAVAIGMIMANELSIELGYLTTEENERIKNLLKKYDLPTSFKIKDEEEFYEHFFADKKTMNNKIKFIIPELIGKYKIIENIDKETVLNVLRKFK, encoded by the coding sequence ATGAAAGTAAATATAAAAACACCAAACAAAACATACGACATAACGATTAAAAAACTTCCACAATTAACGCTAAATGCAAAAACGGCCGTAATCACAAACCCTACAGTTGCCGGATATCATTTAAATTATCTGTTAAATCATTTAAAAACAGATGAGCTTAAAATAATTACACTCCCGGACGGTGAAGAGTATAAAAATTTTGGGAGCATTGAATACGCACTTGAGAGACTATTTGATGCAAAATATGACAGAAACTCTGTAATTATAGCATTTGGGGGAGGAGTAATAGGAGATATGAGCGGATTTGCGGCTTCAATATTTCTTAGAGGCATTAAATTTATTCAAATTCCAACTACACTCCTTGCTATGGTTGACAGTTCTGTAGGAGGAAAAACAGGAATAAATACTAAATTTGGAAAAAACTTAATAGGAAGTTTTTATCAGCCGGAGGCTGTTTATATAGATACCCATTTCCTCTCGACCCTTCCAAAAAGGGAATTTGCGGCAGGAATGGCTGAGGTTATTAAAATGGCCGTAATGTTTGATAAGGAATTTTTTAAAAATTTAGAAAATGATAAATTAAGTATTGAAAAAATTATAAAAAGAAGCGTAGAAATAAAAGCAGATGTCGTAAACGAAGATGAAAAAGAAAAAGGAATAAGAAGTGTACTCAATTACGGCCATACATTCGGACACGTAATAGAAAACCTGACAAATTACAAAACATACCTCCACGGGGAAGCTGTGGCAATAGGAATGATAATGGCAAATGAATTATCAATTGAACTTGGATATTTAACAACTGAGGAAAATGAAAGAATTAAAAACTTACTGAAAAAATATGATTTACCTACAAGTTTTAAAATAAAAGACGAAGAAGAATTTTATGAGCATTTTTTTGCAGATAAAAAAACTATGAACAATAAAATTAAATTTATAATTCCGGAGCTTATCGGAAAATATAAAATAATTGAAAATATAGATAAAGAAACTGTTTTAAATGTTTTAAGGAAATTTAAGTGA
- a CDS encoding uracil-DNA glycosylase family protein yields MKNLIKLKYLYKLKESGEQYFEGFSSKENKLPMPDELEELKKTCLNCTLCDLSKTRTNVVFGEGNPKAKLMFIGEGPGAEEDKTGRPFVGRAGKLLTKIILNVLDMTREDVYIGNIVKCRPPNNRVPSIEEAQTCKPYLLKQIDIINPKILVCLGKTAFMYLMDIDLPISRVRGQIFEYKEKKVIPTFHPSYLLRNPSAKKEAYKDFLLIKSLL; encoded by the coding sequence TTGAAAAACCTTATTAAATTAAAATATCTCTATAAATTAAAAGAATCCGGAGAGCAATATTTCGAGGGTTTCAGTTCAAAAGAAAACAAACTCCCCATGCCGGACGAATTGGAAGAGCTTAAAAAAACATGTTTAAACTGCACCCTTTGCGATTTAAGTAAAACAAGAACAAATGTAGTGTTCGGAGAAGGAAACCCAAAAGCAAAGCTTATGTTTATAGGTGAAGGACCCGGAGCGGAAGAGGATAAAACAGGAAGGCCTTTTGTGGGGAGAGCCGGAAAACTGCTTACAAAAATAATTTTAAACGTTTTGGATATGACAAGGGAAGACGTATACATAGGAAATATTGTAAAATGCCGCCCGCCAAACAACAGGGTCCCAAGTATAGAAGAAGCCCAGACCTGTAAACCGTATCTTCTCAAACAAATTGATATAATAAATCCAAAAATACTGGTATGCCTCGGAAAAACGGCTTTTATGTATTTAATGGATATAGATTTGCCTATAAGCAGAGTCAGGGGGCAGATATTCGAATATAAGGAGAAAAAAGTGATACCGACATTCCATCCGAGCTATTTACTAAGAAATCCTTCCGCAAAAAAAGAAGCTTATAAAGATTTTCTTCTTATAAAGAGTCTGTTATGA
- a CDS encoding mechanosensitive ion channel family protein yields MKIFFLIISFIFLYANDNNLTELNLTKEKILKLNTELSKNSFYLTYKNYIDYQKLLNTYNKLKYLSKKNPKYKKKLLTIQTQLDLLKENENIFNTLIKLKNIPKAPQIENPFEIFSAINYEKQIKNVLLQNIQTYQQFKETLNNLKKLYKLKKEVKIKDNQLENMINDFELINTIYKKKLETLKTFIINQQEKIKKEIKNQLNKLAVLIAIIIFLIIFSFILKFILKKYIKEENLYISNKIINILTIFIIVLTSLLFYINNATYIITILGFISAGIAIAMKDWFMNIFGWFVIMINGNIKVGDRIKMYLQNGNVQIVGDVIDITLTRIVIYEDVTYTTYHKNRRAGRIVFIPNNVVFNNPIFNYTHKRLATVWDGIDITLTFDSNYKKAVDIIKNILTNQTKRQSAATKTRMQRLKIEYNFKSYNLEPRVLTLIEENGIRISAWYLVISTSPLIYRSQISGEILDALLKEKDIKITYPTYKINGNINIQKEKVEKPY; encoded by the coding sequence GTGAAAATATTTTTTTTAATAATTTCTTTTATTTTTTTATATGCAAACGATAATAATTTAACTGAACTTAATCTGACTAAAGAAAAAATATTAAAATTAAATACCGAACTGTCAAAAAATTCTTTTTACTTAACATATAAAAACTATATAGATTACCAAAAATTACTCAATACATACAATAAATTAAAATATCTCTCTAAAAAAAATCCCAAATATAAAAAAAAGCTTTTGACTATACAGACACAGCTTGATTTGTTAAAAGAAAACGAAAATATTTTCAACACATTGATTAAATTAAAAAATATTCCAAAAGCACCACAGATAGAAAACCCGTTTGAAATATTTTCTGCAATTAATTATGAAAAGCAGATAAAAAATGTTCTTTTGCAGAACATTCAGACATATCAGCAGTTTAAAGAAACATTAAACAATTTAAAAAAATTATATAAATTAAAAAAAGAAGTAAAAATTAAAGATAACCAATTAGAAAATATGATAAATGATTTTGAATTAATTAATACCATTTATAAAAAAAAGCTTGAAACATTAAAAACATTTATTATAAACCAGCAAGAAAAAATTAAAAAAGAGATTAAAAACCAGCTAAATAAATTGGCCGTTTTAATTGCAATAATTATATTTTTAATTATTTTTTCGTTTATTTTAAAATTTATACTTAAAAAATACATTAAAGAAGAAAATTTATATATATCAAATAAAATTATCAATATTCTCACAATATTTATTATTGTTTTAACTTCCCTTCTTTTTTATATTAATAATGCGACATATATTATAACCATTTTGGGATTTATTTCAGCCGGTATCGCAATTGCCATGAAAGACTGGTTTATGAATATTTTCGGCTGGTTTGTTATTATGATTAACGGAAATATTAAAGTCGGGGACAGAATTAAAATGTATCTTCAAAACGGAAATGTTCAAATAGTCGGAGACGTTATCGATATAACCCTTACAAGAATAGTAATTTACGAAGATGTAACATATACAACATACCACAAAAACAGACGGGCCGGAAGAATAGTGTTTATTCCCAACAATGTTGTTTTTAACAACCCCATTTTTAATTACACACATAAAAGACTGGCAACCGTATGGGACGGAATAGATATAACGCTTACGTTTGATTCAAATTATAAAAAAGCCGTGGATATTATTAAAAACATTTTAACTAACCAGACAAAAAGACAATCCGCCGCCACAAAAACCAGAATGCAGAGGCTTAAAATTGAATATAATTTTAAATCATACAATTTAGAACCGCGTGTATTGACATTAATAGAAGAAAACGGAATTAGAATCAGCGCCTGGTATTTAGTTATTTCAACTTCCCCTCTTATTTACAGAAGCCAGATTTCTGGTGAAATATTGGATGCCCTTTTAAAAGAAAAAGACATAAAAATAACATATCCTACATATAAAATTAACGGTAATATTAACATTCAAAAGGAAAAAGTTGAAAAACCTTATTAA
- the rsmD gene encoding 16S rRNA (guanine(966)-N(2))-methyltransferase RsmD, which produces MEKSNIKIIGGKYRGKKLFMGNKETTRSTKNILKESVFNTLQWEVPDSNWVEVFSGVGSIGLEAVSRDANKAYFLEKDPEAAKVLKRNIDSLKVEDASKCSIILGDSFETIWDVIEELKNNKQKAFFYFDPPFAIREGFEDIYDKVQTLIKQLPKINVEKIIIEHQSNYDFPEALGNYKKIKTKKFGKSAVTYYE; this is translated from the coding sequence ATGGAAAAGAGTAATATAAAAATAATAGGCGGAAAATACAGAGGAAAAAAACTTTTTATGGGGAACAAGGAAACTACAAGGAGTACTAAAAACATACTTAAAGAGAGTGTTTTTAATACCCTTCAGTGGGAAGTGCCCGATTCAAACTGGGTGGAAGTATTCAGCGGTGTTGGAAGTATAGGCCTTGAAGCTGTAAGCAGAGATGCAAACAAAGCCTATTTTTTGGAAAAAGACCCCGAAGCCGCCAAAGTTTTAAAAAGAAACATTGATTCCCTAAAAGTTGAAGACGCATCAAAATGCTCGATTATTTTAGGAGACAGCTTTGAAACAATATGGGATGTTATAGAAGAGCTTAAAAACAATAAACAAAAAGCATTTTTCTATTTTGACCCGCCGTTCGCAATAAGAGAAGGTTTTGAGGATATTTATGATAAAGTACAGACATTAATTAAACAGCTTCCAAAAATAAATGTTGAAAAAATAATAATAGAACATCAAAGCAATTACGATTTTCCGGAGGCTCTTGGAAATTATAAAAAAATAAAAACAAAAAAATTCGGTAAAAGCGCAGTAACATATTATGAATAA
- a CDS encoding flagellar protein FlaG: MDIFSSVKNNMQKTQNYDNINKNINQNKIEMQKLNQTNDYENKKTLTQKANQTDNKMDKEHLKKELQKLTEELNRAISPLNTSLKFKFNDKVDFLTVEVVDTKKNDVIRKFPSDEALRLMEKMKEVVGILFDKKG, encoded by the coding sequence ATGGATATTTTCTCTTCAGTTAAAAACAATATGCAAAAAACACAAAATTATGACAATATAAATAAAAATATAAATCAGAATAAAATTGAAATGCAAAAACTAAATCAGACAAATGATTATGAAAATAAAAAAACATTAACCCAAAAAGCCAATCAAACCGATAATAAAATGGATAAAGAGCATTTAAAAAAAGAGCTGCAAAAATTGACAGAAGAGCTTAACAGAGCTATAAGTCCTTTAAATACCTCTTTAAAATTTAAATTTAATGATAAAGTTGATTTTTTAACGGTAGAAGTTGTTGATACCAAAAAAAACGATGTAATAAGAAAATTCCCGAGTGACGAAGCATTGAGACTTATGGAAAAAATGAAAGAAGTGGTTGGAATATTATTTGATAAAAAAGGATAA
- the metE gene encoding 5-methyltetrahydropteroyltriglutamate--homocysteine S-methyltransferase, which produces MATYVIGFPRIGEQRELKRALESYWGGKISQNELKQTAADLIKRHLIYQKNAGIDMISVNDFSFYDNMLDTTVILNAVPQRYKDIENCMDRYFAMARGDKSHKAMEMTKWFNTNYHYIVPELDENMAFRADTTKIENEIALAKEVGVTPKINLIGPVTYVKLSKVEGSENNIIKKLVPVYKEILNKFKNYTIQMDEPYFVTNPTEEDLKVLKEVYDELGNTANIYVATYFEHSNEANEILASTPVKGMFLDFVLGSENSIKALVDAGKEVGIGIVNGRNVWVNDIEKSAAFVKGLTEAVDNDKVHIGSSCSLLHVPYTLKYETKMDEDIKSWISYALEKLDEIRVIDKLFRNETLNEYEKEVLESNKIAIATRKTSPKIHDTIVQDRVSNLGEKDKHRNVPFDGRIKLQHENLKYPVLPTTTIGSFPQTPELRKLRRDYKNGAINEEEYKTKIKDMIKDLVKFQEEIGLDVLVHGEFERNDMVEYFGEQLKGVAFSSNGWVQSYGSRCVKPPLIYGDVSRPKDMTVEWITYAQSLTNKPMKGMLTGPVTMLNWSFVRDDQPKRDTAYQMAIAIRDEVEDLEAAGIKVIQVDEAALREGYPLRNSKRKEYEDWAITAFRITTSSVKPQTQIHTHMCYSEFSDIMDAIEDMDADVISIENARSDNSLLKIFKERGYKGEIGPGVYDIHSPRVPSKVEMVNQIKAILEVLPAGKVWINPDCGLKTRKWEEVKPSLKNMVDATLEVRKTL; this is translated from the coding sequence ATGGCGACTTATGTTATCGGGTTCCCGAGAATCGGGGAACAAAGAGAGCTTAAAAGAGCGTTGGAAAGTTATTGGGGAGGTAAAATTTCTCAAAATGAATTAAAACAAACAGCTGCTGATTTAATAAAAAGACATTTAATTTATCAAAAAAATGCCGGTATAGATATGATAAGTGTCAATGATTTCAGCTTTTATGACAATATGCTTGATACAACTGTTATATTAAATGCAGTGCCTCAAAGATATAAAGATATTGAAAACTGCATGGACAGATACTTTGCAATGGCAAGAGGTGATAAAAGCCATAAAGCCATGGAAATGACCAAATGGTTTAATACAAACTATCATTATATTGTGCCAGAACTTGATGAAAATATGGCTTTCAGAGCTGATACAACAAAAATTGAAAATGAAATTGCATTGGCAAAAGAAGTCGGAGTTACTCCAAAAATCAATTTAATAGGGCCTGTTACTTATGTAAAATTAAGCAAAGTTGAAGGTAGTGAAAACAATATTATTAAAAAATTAGTGCCTGTTTATAAAGAAATTTTAAATAAATTTAAAAATTATACTATCCAGATGGACGAACCTTATTTTGTAACAAATCCAACTGAAGAAGATTTAAAAGTATTAAAAGAAGTATATGACGAACTTGGAAACACTGCAAATATTTACGTTGCCACATATTTCGAGCATTCAAACGAGGCAAATGAAATTCTCGCCTCAACACCTGTAAAAGGAATGTTTTTAGATTTTGTTTTAGGAAGCGAAAATTCAATTAAAGCATTAGTTGATGCCGGTAAAGAAGTGGGGATTGGAATAGTCAACGGCAGAAATGTATGGGTAAATGATATCGAAAAATCAGCTGCATTTGTAAAAGGTTTAACAGAAGCAGTTGATAATGATAAAGTTCATATAGGAAGCAGCTGCTCTTTACTTCATGTTCCATATACATTAAAATATGAAACAAAAATGGATGAAGATATCAAATCCTGGATAAGCTACGCTCTTGAAAAACTTGATGAAATAAGAGTAATTGATAAACTTTTTAGAAACGAAACTTTAAACGAATATGAAAAAGAAGTGCTTGAAAGCAATAAAATCGCAATTGCAACAAGAAAAACCTCTCCTAAAATTCACGATACAATCGTTCAGGACAGAGTTTCAAACTTAGGTGAAAAAGATAAACACAGAAATGTACCGTTTGATGGAAGAATCAAACTTCAACATGAAAATTTAAAATATCCTGTTTTACCTACCACAACAATAGGTAGTTTTCCTCAAACACCTGAACTTAGAAAACTAAGACGTGATTATAAAAACGGTGCAATCAACGAAGAAGAATATAAAACAAAAATTAAAGATATGATTAAAGATTTGGTTAAATTCCAAGAAGAAATAGGACTTGATGTATTGGTTCACGGTGAATTTGAGAGAAACGACATGGTTGAATATTTCGGTGAACAGTTAAAAGGCGTTGCATTTTCCAGCAACGGTTGGGTTCAAAGTTACGGAAGTAGATGTGTGAAACCTCCTTTGATTTACGGAGATGTTTCTAGACCTAAAGATATGACGGTTGAATGGATTACATATGCCCAAAGTCTCACTAACAAACCAATGAAAGGTATGTTAACAGGCCCTGTTACGATGCTAAATTGGTCTTTTGTAAGAGACGATCAGCCAAAAAGAGACACAGCATACCAAATGGCCATTGCAATAAGAGACGAAGTAGAAGACCTTGAAGCTGCCGGGATTAAAGTAATTCAGGTTGACGAAGCAGCACTTAGAGAAGGATATCCTTTAAGAAACAGTAAAAGAAAAGAATATGAAGATTGGGCAATTACTGCATTTAGAATTACAACTTCTAGCGTAAAACCCCAAACTCAAATCCATACCCATATGTGCTATTCTGAATTCAGCGATATTATGGATGCAATTGAAGATATGGATGCTGATGTTATTTCTATCGAAAATGCAAGGAGTGACAATTCATTACTCAAAATCTTTAAAGAAAGAGGATATAAAGGCGAAATAGGTCCGGGAGTTTATGATATCCATTCTCCAAGAGTTCCAAGTAAAGTTGAAATGGTCAATCAAATTAAAGCGATTTTAGAAGTGTTGCCGGCTGGGAAAGTATGGATTAATCCGGACTGCGGACTCAAAACAAGAAAATGGGAAGAAGTAAAACCGAGTCTAAAAAATATGGTTGACGCAACATTAGAGGTCAGAAAAACTCTTTAA
- the metK gene encoding methionine adenosyltransferase, producing the protein MREYLFSSESVTEGHPDKMADQISDAILDYIIERDKNAKVACETLLSNGFCIIAGELKTITYAPMQEIAREVVREIGYTDARFGFDYRTAGVLNGVGEQSPDIRQGVEKGEEIGAGDQGMMFGYACSETPELMPLPIMLAHKLTKRLAIARKEAIVPWLRPDGKAQVSVKYVNGKPVSVEKVVVSTQHEPDVNYSEIKEAVIEEVIKKVIPASILSKNVEYFINPTGKFVIGGPQGDAGLTGRKIIVDTYGGAAPHGGGAFSGKDPTKVDRSGAYAARYVAKNLVAAGAAEKITVQIAYAIGVVEPVSIYIDSHGTAKVNEQKIEEAVRKIFNLTPKGIIETLDLLKPIYKNTAAYGHFGREEFSWEKTDKVEEIKEFLNLH; encoded by the coding sequence ATGAGAGAATATTTATTTAGCAGTGAGAGTGTAACTGAGGGCCATCCTGATAAAATGGCTGACCAAATCAGTGACGCAATACTTGATTATATAATTGAAAGAGACAAAAATGCAAAAGTTGCCTGTGAAACACTTTTAAGCAACGGATTTTGTATTATTGCGGGAGAGCTTAAAACCATAACTTACGCCCCTATGCAGGAAATTGCAAGAGAGGTGGTAAGGGAAATCGGTTATACAGATGCAAGATTCGGATTCGATTACAGAACTGCTGGGGTATTAAACGGAGTAGGCGAACAAAGTCCGGATATCCGTCAGGGGGTTGAAAAAGGAGAAGAAATAGGAGCGGGTGATCAGGGCATGATGTTCGGATATGCATGCAGCGAAACCCCTGAACTTATGCCTCTTCCCATAATGCTTGCCCATAAACTTACAAAAAGACTGGCGATTGCAAGAAAAGAAGCAATAGTCCCATGGCTGAGACCGGACGGAAAAGCTCAGGTCAGTGTAAAATATGTAAACGGAAAACCCGTAAGTGTTGAAAAAGTCGTTGTATCCACCCAACACGAACCAGACGTTAACTATTCTGAAATAAAAGAAGCTGTAATTGAAGAAGTTATAAAAAAAGTAATTCCTGCAAGTATACTAAGCAAAAATGTTGAGTATTTCATAAACCCGACAGGAAAATTTGTAATAGGTGGTCCTCAGGGGGATGCGGGACTAACCGGGAGAAAAATAATTGTTGATACATACGGTGGTGCTGCTCCGCATGGCGGAGGAGCATTCAGCGGAAAAGATCCTACCAAGGTTGACAGAAGCGGGGCATATGCGGCGAGATATGTGGCTAAAAACCTTGTAGCTGCTGGTGCGGCTGAAAAAATAACTGTTCAGATTGCTTATGCCATAGGAGTTGTTGAACCTGTCAGTATTTATATTGATTCACACGGCACGGCAAAAGTAAATGAACAAAAAATTGAAGAAGCTGTTAGAAAAATATTCAATCTAACCCCCAAAGGAATAATTGAAACACTTGATTTACTTAAACCGATTTATAAAAATACAGCAGCTTACGGACATTTTGGAAGGGAAGAGTTTTCATGGGAAAAAACAGACAAAGTTGAAGAGATAAAAGAATTTTTAAATCTCCATTAA
- the tgt gene encoding tRNA guanosine(34) transglycosylase Tgt — protein MEFKIDAIDSNARAATIKTPHSKIKTPVFMPVGTAAAVKSLDAVDLMNILDAKIILANTYHLYLRPGDETVKSFGGLHGFSGYNRSFLTDSGGFQAFSLGENVKFSDEGIWFKSHIDGSSHFFSPEKVIDIEYNLNSDIMMVLDDLIALPNTKERIKKSIERTTQWAKRSLIHHISKGAKNNLFAIVQGGVDFEFRKISAGSLVETEIEGRGFDGFAIGGLSVGEENRVMYDTIEYTVPFLPENKPRYLMGVGTPEDIIEAIERGVDMFDCVMPTRNARNGYLFTSFGILRIKNAKYKLDSRPIDEKCNCYTCRNFSRGYLNHLFRAKELTYFRLATIHNLHYYLNLVSKAREAIINKKFKEFKKEFYSAILCPEFYGQFFKFQIFSAF, from the coding sequence ATGGAATTTAAAATTGATGCCATTGATTCAAATGCAAGGGCGGCTACAATAAAAACGCCCCACAGTAAAATTAAAACCCCTGTATTTATGCCCGTGGGTACGGCGGCGGCTGTGAAAAGCCTTGATGCTGTTGATTTAATGAATATTTTGGATGCAAAAATAATTCTCGCTAATACATATCATTTGTATTTAAGGCCGGGTGATGAGACTGTTAAGAGTTTTGGAGGTCTTCACGGATTTAGCGGATATAACAGAAGTTTTCTGACAGACAGCGGTGGATTTCAGGCTTTTTCTCTGGGAGAGAATGTAAAATTTAGCGATGAGGGTATCTGGTTTAAAAGTCATATTGACGGAAGCAGCCATTTTTTTTCACCAGAAAAAGTTATTGATATAGAATATAATTTAAACAGCGACATTATGATGGTTTTGGATGATTTGATAGCTCTTCCGAATACAAAAGAGAGAATAAAAAAATCAATAGAAAGAACAACCCAGTGGGCCAAAAGAAGTCTGATTCACCATATTAGTAAAGGGGCAAAAAACAATCTTTTTGCCATTGTTCAGGGCGGAGTGGATTTTGAGTTTAGAAAAATTAGTGCCGGAAGCCTTGTGGAAACCGAAATTGAGGGAAGAGGTTTTGATGGATTTGCAATAGGGGGTTTAAGTGTCGGGGAAGAGAATCGGGTTATGTATGACACAATAGAATATACTGTGCCGTTTCTTCCAGAAAATAAACCGAGATATTTAATGGGGGTAGGAACCCCGGAAGATATAATAGAAGCAATTGAGAGAGGAGTTGATATGTTTGATTGCGTGATGCCAACTCGCAATGCAAGAAACGGTTATCTGTTTACCTCTTTTGGAATTTTAAGAATCAAAAATGCAAAATACAAATTGGATAGTAGGCCGATTGATGAAAAATGCAACTGTTATACCTGCAGAAATTTTTCAAGGGGGTATTTAAATCATTTATTTAGGGCAAAAGAGCTTACCTATTTCAGACTTGCCACAATTCATAATTTGCATTATTATTTGAATTTAGTAAGTAAAGCCAGAGAAGCTATCATAAATAAAAAATTTAAAGAATTTAAAAAAGAATTTTATTCTGCGATTTTATGTCCTGAATTTTACGGGCAGTTCTTTAAATTCCAGATTTTTTCTGCTTTTTAA
- a CDS encoding potassium transporter TrkA, with amino-acid sequence MNKIVLFAGAKESKILIEKIASSYVQEAEYYIIYEKEDEITKIEKENFFYYKIPFFAFELYRPLFFKDINKIIVYIKNKKTAEFVINKIKNYSSIVFAKFWENIEIPLQNNIEIIDSIELITNKILDHLPDVPLFARDIGLGIGEILEVEIPPHSVFAYKNPNFIQRWKNIKIAVIYRENKFIIPSRHTLILPNDKLLLIGEPEKLKSFFIESKKNLGAFPAPYGRNIYLLIDMQTDKKTLYNLLKSALFLHRKLKNQKLIIKLINPKLNFKIYKLYKFKNIDIYTDYFSSDYEKTLKNDINIYNIGLVITNNGYFYKYKKTFFDIKIPVFKQGDESIKKCKEFVVLLQDKMLDRIAPSIFDLSFQLNLGINFLEPFIEEKDLKELKEYLEKFAKVYNFKKITFTKTQKNPIIKLKTKENICIIEPFISPPVLKIFQIFNPKIYNAYIMLDKFSQFLIPVK; translated from the coding sequence TTGAATAAAATAGTTTTGTTTGCCGGCGCAAAGGAATCCAAAATATTAATAGAAAAAATAGCCTCTTCTTATGTTCAAGAAGCCGAGTATTATATAATATATGAAAAAGAAGATGAAATAACAAAAATTGAAAAAGAAAATTTTTTTTATTATAAAATACCTTTTTTTGCATTCGAATTATACCGCCCGCTTTTTTTTAAAGATATAAATAAAATAATTGTTTATATAAAAAACAAAAAAACAGCTGAATTTGTAATAAATAAAATAAAAAATTACTCTTCAATCGTATTTGCGAAATTTTGGGAAAATATTGAAATTCCTTTACAAAACAATATTGAGATAATCGACAGCATTGAATTAATTACAAACAAAATTTTAGACCATCTTCCAGATGTGCCCCTTTTTGCAAGGGATATAGGCCTTGGAATCGGTGAAATACTCGAAGTGGAAATTCCTCCACATTCTGTTTTCGCTTACAAAAACCCTAATTTTATCCAAAGATGGAAAAATATAAAAATTGCCGTAATTTACAGAGAAAACAAATTCATTATTCCCAGCAGACACACACTGATTCTTCCCAATGATAAACTTTTACTTATAGGAGAGCCTGAGAAATTAAAATCCTTCTTTATAGAAAGCAAAAAAAACTTGGGGGCTTTTCCGGCTCCTTACGGAAGAAACATTTATCTTTTAATCGATATGCAAACGGATAAAAAAACTCTTTATAATCTTTTAAAATCAGCATTGTTTTTGCATAGAAAATTAAAAAATCAAAAATTAATTATTAAACTTATCAATCCTAAATTAAATTTTAAAATTTACAAACTTTATAAATTCAAAAACATAGACATATACACAGATTATTTTTCATCGGATTATGAAAAAACATTAAAAAATGATATAAATATATATAATATAGGATTGGTAATTACCAATAACGGATATTTTTATAAATATAAAAAAACTTTTTTCGACATTAAAATCCCTGTTTTTAAACAGGGGGACGAGTCAATTAAAAAATGTAAAGAATTTGTGGTTCTTTTGCAGGATAAAATGCTTGATCGGATTGCACCGAGTATTTTTGATTTGTCTTTTCAATTAAATTTGGGTATAAATTTTTTAGAGCCTTTTATAGAAGAAAAAGACCTGAAAGAATTAAAAGAATATCTGGAAAAATTTGCAAAAGTTTATAATTTTAAAAAAATTACATTTACCAAAACACAAAAAAATCCGATAATAAAATTAAAAACAAAAGAAAACATCTGTATTATTGAACCGTTTATTTCACCACCGGTTTTAAAAATTTTCCAAATTTTCAATCCGAAAATATACAATGCATATATAATGCTTGATAAATTTTCCCAGTTTTTAATCCCGGTAAAATAA